In Sporichthya polymorpha DSM 43042, a genomic segment contains:
- a CDS encoding acyl-CoA carboxylase subunit beta, with the protein MPVLTSALDVRSEGYLAAREAAQAVLDAHAEQLSIAAAGGGAKAQERLRSRGKLPVRDRVALLLDRAGAFLELSPIAGWGSDDPLGGGMVTGIGQVRGRWVMVVANDPTQRGGSLSPTSVAKTLRAMEVARSNRLPVVLLVESGGADLPKQADIFVPGGEQFRRLAQLSRAGIPTIAAVFGSSTAGGAYLPGMSDYTVLVKERAQVFLGGPPLVKMAIDEDVDEETLGGADMHARVSGLADYLALDEADAIRLTREIVGRLPDARRAPGGPPPAYDPDELLGVVPADIRVPFDMREVLARFVDGSEFEEFKGPYGSNLVCGWTSLHGMPLAVLANNGVLFNEESQKGAQFIQLVERQGVPLLFCQNITGFMIGSEREKRGIIKDGAKLINAVSNVDVPKLTLMVGASYGAGNYAMAGKAYEPRLVLSWPSHRIAVMGGRQLAGVMSIVRRRSAESRGEPYDEAADAAVCAATERQIDEESSPLYATGRLWDDGMIDPRMTRNALGVALSAATQTETVPSPDYGVWRH; encoded by the coding sequence GTGCCGGTTCTGACCTCCGCCCTGGACGTGCGGTCCGAGGGTTATCTGGCCGCGCGCGAGGCCGCGCAGGCCGTCCTGGACGCCCACGCCGAGCAGCTGTCGATCGCCGCCGCGGGCGGTGGCGCGAAGGCCCAGGAGCGGCTGCGTTCGCGCGGCAAGCTCCCCGTCCGCGACCGCGTCGCGCTCCTGCTCGACCGCGCCGGCGCCTTCCTCGAACTCTCGCCGATCGCCGGTTGGGGCTCCGACGACCCCCTCGGCGGCGGCATGGTCACCGGCATCGGCCAGGTCCGCGGCCGCTGGGTGATGGTCGTCGCCAACGACCCGACGCAGCGCGGCGGCTCGCTCTCCCCGACCTCGGTCGCGAAGACGCTGCGCGCGATGGAGGTGGCGCGCTCGAACCGGTTGCCGGTCGTGCTGCTCGTCGAGAGCGGGGGCGCCGACCTGCCGAAGCAGGCGGACATCTTCGTCCCCGGCGGCGAGCAGTTCCGCCGGCTCGCGCAGCTCTCCCGCGCCGGCATCCCGACGATCGCCGCGGTGTTCGGCTCGTCGACCGCCGGTGGCGCGTACCTGCCCGGCATGAGCGACTACACGGTGCTGGTCAAGGAGCGCGCGCAGGTCTTCCTCGGCGGCCCGCCGCTGGTGAAGATGGCGATCGACGAGGACGTCGACGAGGAGACTCTCGGCGGCGCGGACATGCACGCGCGCGTCTCCGGGCTCGCCGACTACCTCGCGCTCGACGAGGCGGATGCCATCCGGCTGACGCGCGAGATCGTCGGCCGCCTGCCCGACGCCCGCCGCGCGCCGGGGGGACCGCCGCCGGCGTACGACCCCGACGAGCTGCTCGGCGTCGTGCCCGCGGACATCCGCGTCCCGTTCGACATGCGTGAAGTCCTCGCCCGCTTCGTCGACGGCTCGGAGTTCGAGGAGTTCAAGGGCCCGTACGGCTCCAACCTGGTCTGCGGCTGGACGTCGCTGCACGGTATGCCGCTCGCGGTGCTCGCGAACAACGGCGTGCTGTTCAACGAGGAGTCGCAGAAGGGCGCGCAGTTCATCCAGCTCGTCGAGCGCCAGGGCGTCCCGCTCCTGTTCTGCCAGAACATCACCGGCTTCATGATCGGCTCCGAGCGCGAGAAGCGCGGCATCATCAAGGACGGCGCGAAGCTGATCAACGCCGTCTCGAACGTCGACGTCCCGAAGCTGACGCTGATGGTCGGCGCCTCGTACGGCGCCGGCAACTACGCGATGGCCGGGAAGGCGTACGAGCCGCGGCTGGTGCTGAGCTGGCCGTCGCACCGCATCGCGGTCATGGGCGGGCGGCAGCTCGCCGGTGTGATGTCGATCGTGCGCCGCCGGTCAGCGGAGTCCCGCGGTGAGCCGTACGACGAGGCCGCCGACGCGGCCGTCTGCGCGGCGACGGAGCGTCAGATCGACGAGGAGTCCTCCCCGCTCTACGCCACGGGCCGGCTCTGGG